In Triticum aestivum cultivar Chinese Spring chromosome 5B, IWGSC CS RefSeq v2.1, whole genome shotgun sequence, the following proteins share a genomic window:
- the LOC123117346 gene encoding polygalacturonase — MASFMAAVLVVMLLASSAPASEASPAPAETQQNVFIVDNYGARGDGKHDDAQPLAKAWNAACSSSRPAVLLVPEGKTYLLSSVTLSGPCKSSVVFMVKGTLVAPRSRSAWSQNDTSQQGVTGLTVSGGGTINGNGGVWWTNSCKVNKALPCTKAPTALTFHQCNNLQVENLKLVNSQQIHLSVEDCSGVQLARLSITAPGTSPNTDGIHVTRSRDVQVKDCVIKTGDDCVSIENGTHNLFVSKVVCGPGHGISVGSLGDGNSRAEVSGITIDSVQLYGTTNGARIKTWQGGSGYAKGITFQNMVMDNVQNPIIIDQNYCDSAKPCNRGKGSAVEVSNVVFKNIRGTTVSKDAIKLSCSDTISCSNIVLENIDLKMEGGKGDTESTCRNAKWQESGTVVPQPCQFQN; from the coding sequence ATGGCGTCGTTCATGGCGGCCGTTCTGGTCGTGATGCTCTTGGCATCCAGTGCGCCGGCGAGCGAGGCCAGCCCGGCGCCCGCCGAGACTCAGCAGAATGTGTTCATCGTCGACAACTACGGTGCCCGTGGCGACGGGAAGCACGACGACGCGCAGCCGCTCGCCAAGGCGTGGAACGCGGCGTGTTCCTCTTCCCGGCCAGCCGTGCTGCTCGTTCCCGAGGGCAAGACCTACCTGCTCAGCTCCGTCACCTTGTCTGGCCCATGCAAGTCCAGCGTCGTCTTCATGGTCAAAGGGACGCTGGTGGCTCCTCGGAGCAGGTCGGCGTGGAGCCAGAACGACACAAGTCAACAAGGCGTCACCGGTCTCACCGTCTCCGGTGGCGGCACGATCAACGGCAACGGCGGCGTCTGGTGGACGAACTCATGCAAGGTCAACAAGGCTCTGCCGTGCACCAAGGCGCCGACGGCCCTCACGTTTCACCAGTGCAACAATCTGCAGGTGGAGAACCTTAAGCTAGTAAACAGCCAGCAGATCCATCTCTCGGTCGAGGACTGCAGCGGCGTGCAACTGGCCCGCCTGTCCATCACGGCGCCCGGCACCAGCCCCAACACCGACGGCATCCACGTCACCCGTAGCAGAGATGTGCAAGTCAAAGATTGCGTCATCAAGACCGGGGACGACTGCGTCTCCATCGAGAATGGAACCCACAATCTTTTTGTCAGTAAAGTTGTTTGTGGTCCGGGGCATGGAATTAGTGTCGGGAGCTTAGGAGACGGCAACTCCAGAGCCGAGGTCTCTGGAATCACAATCGACTCGGTGCAATTATACGGCACCACCAATGGTGCCCGGATCAAGACATGGCAGGGAGGGAGCGGGTATGCCAAGGGCATCACGTTCCAGAACATGGTCATGGACAACGTGCAAAACCCCATTATCATTGACCAGAACTACTGCGACTCCGCCAAGCCATGCAATAGAGGTAAGGGATCTGCTGTGGAGGTCAGCAATGTCGTCTTCAAGAACATTAGAGGGACAACCGTCTCCAAGGATGCCATCAAGCTGAGCTGCAGCGATACCATCTCATGCTCCAACATCGTCTTGGAGAATATCGACCTGAAAATGGAAGGCGGCAAGGGTGACACAGAAAGCActtgccggaatgcaaaatggcaAGAATCAGGAACCGTTGTTCCACAACCCTGCCAATTCCAAAACTAG